The following coding sequences lie in one Deltaproteobacteria bacterium genomic window:
- a CDS encoding DUF58 domain-containing protein has product MAAPRGTSIAELVPPDLAALLRTHPLTLQRPVWGRRHGRHASSRAGLGHDFRDHRAYVPGDDPRQLDWRAVARRDRLVLRQTEAEDELAVTLAIDVGANMGYGEGARSKHAIATAMAAALAWAALRQGDRAGLVLAGAGTLDTALQRTAAGNDRLDAIARALGAARPLGTAPLQRLPEALAPRLPPRSLVVLLTDWLDLAIDGQDSETVEAALLQGLVQLRARRHDVVLLQVLHRDELTFPWQGEGVLRFVDRRGTRADLEGAAAAMRAGYLERVHAHLGALEGRCELHGIVHHRLVTDEPLASAFMSLLARLAGQPAQADVGSEDRP; this is encoded by the coding sequence GTGGCGGCACCGCGCGGCACCTCGATCGCGGAGCTGGTCCCCCCGGACCTCGCGGCGCTGCTGCGCACCCACCCACTCACGCTGCAGCGACCGGTGTGGGGCCGTCGCCACGGCCGCCACGCGTCCTCGCGTGCCGGCCTGGGCCACGACTTCCGCGACCACCGTGCGTACGTGCCGGGCGACGACCCCCGTCAGCTCGACTGGCGCGCGGTCGCACGTCGCGATCGCCTGGTGCTGCGACAGACCGAGGCCGAGGACGAGCTCGCGGTCACGCTGGCAATCGATGTCGGCGCCAACATGGGCTACGGCGAGGGCGCACGCTCGAAGCACGCGATCGCGACCGCGATGGCTGCCGCGCTGGCCTGGGCCGCGCTGCGCCAGGGTGACCGCGCGGGCCTGGTGCTCGCCGGTGCGGGCACGCTCGACACCGCGTTGCAGCGCACCGCGGCCGGCAACGATCGCCTCGATGCGATCGCGCGGGCGCTGGGCGCAGCGCGACCGCTCGGCACCGCGCCGCTGCAGCGACTGCCCGAGGCGCTCGCGCCCCGACTGCCGCCGCGATCGCTGGTGGTGCTGCTGACCGACTGGCTCGACCTCGCCATCGATGGGCAGGACTCCGAGACGGTCGAAGCGGCGCTGCTGCAAGGTCTCGTGCAGCTGCGCGCGCGCCGGCACGACGTCGTGCTGCTGCAGGTGCTGCACCGCGACGAGCTGACGTTTCCCTGGCAGGGCGAAGGCGTGCTGCGCTTCGTCGATCGCAGGGGCACGCGCGCCGACCTCGAGGGCGCTGCCGCGGCCATGCGCGCTGGCTACCTCGAGCGCGTGCATGCCCACCTGGGCGCGCTCGAGGGCCGCTGCGAGCTGCACGGCATCGTGCACCACCGTCTGGTCACCGACGAGCCGCTGGCGTCGGCGTTCATGTCGTTGCTGGCACGCCTCGCCGGCCAGCCCGCGCAGGCCGACGTCGGGAGCGAGGATCGCCCGTGA